AGATCTAATTTCGTTGGTATAATCCACACCACTCCATGATAATATTTTGACCTTGACCAGCCACGTCACCATCCTATCTTTTCTAGGAAAACGACCAAAAACCTCGAAAGCCACACCTATAGATACCCATATTACATTACATTTCATACTTGTAAGCGTGACGATGGAGGTTGATGAGTGAAAGAAACACCTAAATAATAAGcagattaaaaagagaaaaaaggaaggCACGAAAATAGAAAGGTGGGGCACGTGTCGAACGGTGGAAGCAACCAGCGCACGAGCTTTTCTTTATGCTTCTTTCCTTTTCGATGTTACCGGTTGTGATAAAATTCCAGCCTAACTCTTAATCTCTCACGTGGACACGTGCCCGCACGTGTACACCCTTCCCGCAACCTCTGCTTGGCCCTTGTGCCGACGTGGTTTAAACTCGCGCGTGAAAAATGATTTCGCCCCCAACAtaccactttttcttttttaaaaaaaagtgatccACAAAACACAAGTGTGTGTGACAGAAACTGGGTAACAGTGGATACTGCCATACTGGATAGCAATCGGCTTCTAGAACAATGAACATGCACGATGATTAACACATGTCAAAAATGACTCGATggcttctctttttttatttttaaataataaaaagaataaacagTAAGAAATAATTGAGACTGCGGTAAATATTactttttactattattattatagatgCATTGAAGCAtaatataaacataataataataataataacagtctttgataatttatatttttattcattaatttaaacattaatgaagattattaatttattattaaattaatttaaagattATTTCATCATGatatatttaacatattttaattgttcataacaatttctaaatatattttatagctGAAGTGAGTTGCACAAATGATCCAATGTCGATTTGTGGCAAAGCACACGTGTTTCATGCGTACGGATAGGAATTACTTTAAAAAGTATTGCTTAgtgagtttttttaaaagtaaatttctGACATTGAAGAAACAATTACCTCTAAATAGTAGTAATGTTTTATGTTGAGATCACTGATCCCAATTTGTCCATTCTAATCAATAGAATTaaattcatcatcttcttcttatCTAATCATACTTTTACTACTAGTATTTTCCAAAACAATAtgcatcaaatatttttaattcaaaaaatatattggcaATATACTAGCAACGGTTAAACACATgcaataaaacaatattttgatAGCATAAAATTAGTTTGGGTTTTTAACTTTCAGGCGTCTGACTCACTCAACTCAGTTggacttttttttgtctttttcttttaacgCTTGATGTACGAAGTggttttatttacattttacttttacttttatgtTTACGGCTAAGTGCAATGCACCTACCGAACGCGACGACCGTATCGGAACCAGATAAGGTCGAGTGTCTGGATGCTTTTTTCGTTGAGGACACGTGGTGAAGTCCAAGAGGCGAGTAACTCAAGTGGGACCCGCCCTCCAACAGTAAGACAAAGATAACCGTACTTATCTCACCCCTTGTGTTGCTATAAATAACCACCCATGTCTACCGttttctgaagaaaaaaaaaaacattttcatcatcttcttcttctttttcatcaatCATCACCAGTGGTTCTTTTCCTTCTGAGAAGATCGAATTGTGTTTTGCAAAAATGGGAGTTCCAGAGAAAGACCCTCTTTCCCAATTGAGTTTGCCTCCTGGTTTTCGGTTTTACCCCACCGACGAGGAGCTTCTCGTTCAGTATCTGTGCCGCAAGGTCGCTGGCCACCATTTCTCTCTTCCAATCATTGCCGAAATTGACTTGTACAAGTTCGACCCATGGGTTCTTCCAAGTAATTATCAAATCGCTCACCcatctccattttttttaagttaattacttTGTTCTAAATTGAATAgatttgattgattaattttgcAGGTAAAGCGATTTTCGGTGAAAAAGAGTGGTACTTTTTCAGCCCCAGAGACAGGAAATACCCGAACGGGTCTCGACCCAACAGAGTAGCTGGGTCGGGTTATTGGAAAGCCACCGGAACCGACAAGATCATCACCACCGAAGGTAGAAAAGTTGGCATAAAAAAAGCCCTCGTTTTCTACGTTGGCAAAGCCCCCAAAGGCACCAAAACCAATTGGATCATGCACGAGTATCGCCTCCTCGACTCTTCCCGAAAGAACACTGGCACCAAGGTATACAGCTACACATACACACATCCACATACTCTGTTTCTTAATTGTTTTACACCTTCAATTAATTAGAATGTCTAATTGCAGCTTGATGATTGGGTTCTGTGTCGTATATACAAGAAGAACTCGAGTGCACAGAAGACGGCGCAAAACGGCGTCGTTCCGAGCAACGAGCACACTCAATACAGCAAcggttcctcttcttcttcttcgtcccAGCTGGAGGACGTTCTGGAATCTCTGCCATCGATTGATGAAAGGTGTTTCGCGATGCCACGCGTCAACACgctgcaacaacaacagcacCACGAGGAGAAGGTCAATGTTCAGAACTTGGGTGCAGGGGGTTTAATGGATTGGACCAACCCTTCGGTTCTGAATTCGGTCGCCGATTTCGCCTCGGGGAATAATCAAGTGGTGCAGGACCAGACTCAGGGGATGGTGAACTACAACTGCAATGACCTTTATGTCCCTACGTTATGCCACTTGGACTCATCGGTTCCGTTAAAGATGGAGGAAGAGGTGCAAAGCGGCGTGAGAAACCAACGGGTCGGGAATAATAATTCGTGGTTTCTTCAGAATGATTTCACACAGGGGTTTCAGAATTCGGTTGACACGTGTGGGTTTAAATACCCGGTTCAGCCGGTCGGGTTCGGGTTCAGAAATTGAACCGGTTGATGgattaataatagtaatgttTAAATCGGGTTTATTTGGTGTAAATAGGTGGGGATTCTTTGGGCTTAACTCGTGGGGGTTTTAGATTCCTTTTTagaaaagggaagaagaagGTGCAAATTTTGGTCCTCATTTTCGGCTAAAGATGGAGGGTATACTACAAACGTTCAATGAATCAATCCACGAGATAAAGCAATGATGGAACCATTTAATTTGTTAGGACGTAGTTTTCGGCCATACAAGCCCTTACTTAGCCACATGAATCACATTTGTACTTAAAATGAAGAACTAGAAAATTGTTTGCTATATGCTAGGTttcgttaattaattaattccaaTCTTGTTATTATGTTGTTATAACTAACTAACGTACCACACCATTCACAAGCCCACAACCCCATTAATACAATATCAATTAACACTAGTATGTATGGCTATAATGAAAAAACCTACAgggtatttttattaatatgttacgtGTTTTTTGCACGTGTAAAAATGAATCACCGTTGATAGTGTGATCACAATTTGAGAAGGTAGGCACATTGCCAATATGAGAAAGAAAGTGATAAGGATCGTATATTAAACTTGTGTGCGCAAATAAAATTCGAAAGTCAAGTGgccgttttcttttttcttatcggTATTTTGACGATTTCAAGCAGAGGAATAGAGAAAATGGTTTTTAGAGAGGGAAAAGTACTCCACGAAACAAATAGAGACCAATCTAACTGTAGAAAAGTTCATGGACCAGGAGATTGacgttttggaaagaaaaacaaaaagaacatTTGACAGCCAAATTGTTGAACGTTGTTGTATTGTTCTAATAGTAAGTTAAAAATGTTATGTAATCGAGGTTTTTTTCACAGGTGGAAATTAAACAGCGTTAATTTTCGTTCtggtgttttcttttttcaaataaaaagggTAAAAGAAAGTCTTTGTTTTAACTATACAACATAGAACTCGCCATCtcattattttatgaataatgATACACATATACCTATCTATTTTAAacaacgttttttttttatatctcctATAAtcacattataaaatttattatatttataattttttctctagGTATAAGATAGtatcatcaaatatttttcttattttattccaCTTATGCAACAATGAGATGGACCAACAACAAATTGATAAATTGAATGACAGGTGCACCTtggaaaaatacatattttagaaGTGCATGGATGGACTTGGAAGAGCAAACACATTATCTTCAAATATCAATTCGCATAAAAGTGAAAAAGATTAGCCTGGAAGTATGGCGAGCAACAGTGAAATGGGATAGCATTTTAAAGGTTCACTTTCTCTCTATTGACATAAAAAAGAGCAAATTTTGAAAGGAATCTAATATTGAAACTGTTTGTCTAGATATTTAGTTATTGGTTagattaaataatcaaatagagatttttttatcagattatattgattaaaaagaaGAGTACAAGTGATACTCGACCATAATTATTACAACAATCAGATTATAGCTCCAAGCCAACAACCTGAGTTTTCTTCGAATAAAGAGTTTTATTGCTCGTAGGATTCCTATCAATTTTGAGGAGCCTTTCATAAAAGATGCTCTAAAAAATTACaatctctaaaaaattaaatcaatccaAAGTTGAAATAACTAACAACATAGGTAGAAATACAtttatatgttataaaatagGCGAAAGTTTCTgtttaatatcaaaatattttcagaaaatatatgaTAACATTTTCAAAGCTTctctagaaaaaaataaaattaagtatgCTAAATTAAAgatacactaatttttttttggaaaaaacaataaaaaaaatatttttaaatgagcATGACAATGGAATAAACTACTTGCATATTGATATATACAGGTACTAGGTAGCGTTTAAATAGTTTAATTAGACTAATAAAAGtgggataaaactttttttataaaatatttttgatagagaatgttatgaaaatattataaatttaatttaacgaactttatatctaattaaaaattataaataattttttatttaataaacacTTGTTAGAggagtatttaataaaaattaaaaaaatataccattATCCAAtcatattttatcataaaattattgatttttataataattattttaaattttttaatattaatttatggttaggtgataatataattttttttacacgatTAAAATTAAGTGCTGATCATTAAATtcgtaaaattatttactcGGATATACTCTTAATACAtgttaatttgttaacttttatactctcaaatatctttttttttagtttaatttttaaaataattaaaaataactcttttttaaaataagttagaagAAATACACACTTTagataaaacattaatttttagaCGTCACAGCATAAGATGTGTCGACTCTTTATCTAGAACTAGAATCTAGAATATTAAAAAAGGaaactaaagaaaaattaatgattaacaaGTGTTCTCCCATCCCACGGGTTAGAAAGGGATAAAACCAAGTGCAACTGTCATATACGACAAAAGAGGACAGATAAGCATCTTATCCTTCTAACCATAAATATATACAACAGTTATATGTAATTTACTAATAACATTATTTTCACacttaaatttgtttatttttcttctggaaatattttataaagaaaaaggggGAAAACAGAGATAAAATCCACCTTCTTTCTctataaagaaagagaaaaaaaaatgtaataaaaaatgcaTAGATTATTTCTGTCTGCAATTTTTTTACCATAGTAAGGTAGAATCTCACTGACAGCAGCCAGCAGCACCATGACCAAACGTAGAACCACTAACACAACAGCACAAGATAAGTATGACGTTGCTATTATTGTACCAGGTTTCGGGTTTCTAGGCAGTGAGTAAACCCATGTTTGAAATTTGACTACGTttcaaatcaatctttcaaattgGTGATGGATTTTATCATGATCATCATTGCTAGTCAGATCTATAGAATTAGACAGGATCATTCtttggtttctttttattttgtcagGGATTAtcgttagtattttttttacaaagttatTATCAATttactgatatatatatatatatatatatatgtaaatttaaaatattattaaatatttcacatatttataaaagttttcaatttctttactgtattttcttattttatcagTGAAGATATTAAgagataattataaaattttaaaaaattaatgtcttatttaaaaaaaatgatttgaaatcaaaatttaCTTTTGAATTACTTTCTGGTCAAAGTTTAGAGTTatcttttttcttgtattttttttgtgggCATCTTCTTTCTTGTAATGCTCTCATATGTttctttcctaaaaaaaaagaaagataattcTGTTTGAAGAATAGTTTGACGTTAAAGAAGGTTTCTCCATAAATTTTGAATCgtggttttttttgttgttgatgtcattgaatttttttatataatttataaaattattatttcgaAAGTTAACAGAGCTATGATAGGATCTTAGAAGCTGGTGGAACTGGAAATTGCTTTTTCTTTCTGTGAAGCTGTCAATCACTTCCGAGGGAAATTAGGTGGTAATTCTGATTCTTCCCCTCGTTTCTTTCACGTGATTTAAGCgtgatagttttttttcttttaccaaaagttattttgttttttcctgTTATTCCTTTTAGATTTAagatttaacaatttatatgatttttatatctacgcaaacttttcttttactttttgtatttaaaaacaTCACTTTTTAATTCTTAGGCATACtattttaatcctttttaaccattatatatatatatatatatatatatatattgttttaatctttttagtTTGTATAATATTgactaaaaaagattaaaaataacacGAATGTATaagattaaaatgatatattttaaaatatagatactaaaataaaattttgtagctCTAAGGATAAGATGAATTGTTTGGGGTGATTATTAATTGtcagtttaaaattttaaaaattactgttagtttttaattttttaaatttagtttttagtttttagtttcgGGTGATTtatagtttcaaaataaattaatttaaaatttttatatcctaataaaatcaatttaaaggtATTTATTTGGTGATAATAATGTAAgtgaagataataataatattggtaGTAACGACATTGAAAGTAACAACAATAGTGATGATAACGATAAATGCAGTGATAACGTCCATACTAGTGATGTGGAAGGTGAGATACTCACAATATTAGtattaattaagataataaCAATATTAGTGGTGACAATAACTGGCAACATGATAACAATAACCATGATTAGTGGTGATTGCCACAATAAAGCTATCGGGTAGAGATAATTTTGGACTCATTTTTATACAAAGGTGAACAAATGtattctttcattttaataagGTGATCACatgtatttattttgaaattttatgttttgtacTTCTAATTTTACGTATTTGAACCtattatcttaattttagttttaatttttttttttgatagatTGTCTGAGTGACTATGGTGGAGACATTAGTAATGCTGGTTGTGGTTTTTGGGGTGGGAGATTATAATGTCAACAATTATCATTAAAGTAACGgagaatgtgtttttttaaaaacaaaaaatgaatttacaattttttattgatttttttttatgaatgtaatttactttttggaattggtttaaaaattatttcactttTAGTTTTGCTAAAcacattttgattaaaaattatatttaaaaactaaaaattaagaaCCTCCTCGGTCCTCAAAAGCTTGCTTTTATTCTCACTTTTCTATGCCCATTCGAGGTTGCTTTTTGCTTCCGCCCATTCTAAACAAATTTGAAACGTGCAAGTTATATGCGTTAGAAGCATTGAATTCGTGGAAACATGCACCACGTATATGTGAGTTTGCATCCTTTTCagctattattaaaataaaatcatcaattTGATATTGGTTCATGAATGCTGTCATGCAGTCTCATGCTGAAAAActcaaatttatctttttatttaattgtattgCTTTAATTTGTAATAATGTTCACGTTTTAAGCATATTTTAATTCCATGTTAAGAAACCAGCCACGAGTCGTCATATAAATTTGAAGAGAATTCGTCGAACGAATAATTTATAAAGCATAAATTAGCTTTAAAAAAAGcgttaattaagaaattaaaaaagtgtaaagttttattaaaaaattcatattaatatatttttgttataattttcaaagaaccgatgtgatttttaattataaaaaaaacaattatgtttGTTGATTTGTAAATCAGTATTCTTTGAGATTTagagttgtaattttttttctgaatgatTTATAGTTATAATTTAAGTACAAAAGGAAAGTCAAATATAAAGACTATAATTAGGTAAGAGAGACTTATAACTTCAATACCAGGTTAAGTTTCTTACTATTCATTATTGTAAAGTTAACGTCCATCAATTAATACTAACCCGATGATAATCCTTTTTCTTATATTGATCGACAACTTCACTTACCTAtgaatattcacatatatatctTAACTAAATTCTCAGAAAATACAAATTGTTGCGACTTAAGCGTAACAGATATTAGATTAATTAACCCAAAAGATTAGTCTATTAAATGAGACAAACTCATGGTTTAAGTACATTCTTTTGGCGGCCTAGcttcatatatttaataagctccgttcataattttttagttttcaaaaaaatttaacaagaaaataaaatgtgttaaaaGTGTTTTTGAGAATGTATTGTTTACACTTCtcaatttatatttatcattaaaaaaatgttattaattaataaaagaatactCATTccgtttatttttataagatgaatttaaatttttgtcattttctataAGATTCTTTTCAACTTGtacattacattaatttttttaccaaaatatatttaattaatttaatttataaataataaatgctaCTGTGTAagttattttcttctctctctactAAGGATCGGAAAATGGAAGAATTTAAGATGTGTTCAGTATTTgtacatatatacttttttgtGTATAATTAATCCGATCCCCTCGCCCCCCTCTTCTTTTTATATGCGTGTATTTAATATGTCTGCAGTTATCTATGATAATTTTCTGAAATCTACGTAATCCTCTAAGTCATTTAAATATTGTATTGTTAGATACTCAcaagtaattaaatattatgatgGTTAGCAAAAGCTTTATTCAAATACTCACTGGAAGACATTCTAGAAGGTAGCAAGTACATGATAAAGCTTAAAAGAACCTCCATTCTGTTTTTTAATCACTAGCAAAATAAAGAAGACATGcattttttataatctttaattaaGTGTAACAAAGACGGACAAGAGGAAGCATGCAAATGATATTCATTGCCGTTCATATTCTTTATATTCTTCTACTTGTATCTTGGATTAAAGGAAGATAAAGAGAGACTTTACTTACTTTTCTTTCCCAGTTTGCCGTTGATTGATTATGCAAATTATTGAATGCTTAATGGTATGGTAAATGATGAAAACAAGCAAATCATTCAAATAGctataaaatatgtaattctTTTAAATGTGTACCAAGAAGTCAGTTGAATAATTTTGACTTTGATTATATTTGAGttatgtcataaaaaatatgattaaaaaataagactactaaaaaaagtttattgatgaaattttttgataaaaatgatttattaacAAAACTAATGAATGCTTTGTATCAATATGTATGTGACAAAGAAAACGTGTGTCGTGTGTTTTGGATTGGGAGAATAACATATTCTGATGGCAATATTTAATGAGTTACTAAGCTTTTGGCATCATTTGCTTGTGTGTTTGTTGCATTTCTTGTGTACCTAATTGTGAAAACAGCGTAGTAGCATGATCGGGCAGAACTTATCTTTGAATCAGAGTGCCAAAATAAAGAGTTTGCTTTTGATTCTCACGCATGAGACGAGTCAGAATTGCCTCCACTGTCATCCCCCACTCTCTCCAATTGGCACACAACTCACAGAATTTATATTGTGGTCATTGGTTGCTCAAAAGGCATATTCACCTTTGAGCAATcctatttaaaatgaattaattaaatttgaacctttcttGCGTTTAATTATGTGTGAacattttagttaaatttattcAGATCCCGTAACTATTGTAAGTTTTTTAGGGATGAGTTATAAATATGATGTTTATCATTCCTctttacaaatattaaaatcttaataatttcaaacattaatttctaagagttaaaattaaaacttcctgaatttaatttctaaaatataataaaatatacgttccgaaaataacttttgtggaggatatttttgtaagaagaataaaagaaaatgaaatagagtTGCGAAGAGAAAATAACTATACGAATGAAATCCCCTTAGTTTTACTATAGAACTAATTATCTCAGCCTCAAAATAATCCAACACTGTTAAATCCAATTCTTAGAGATAGCCCACAACAGTTTGAATTTCGGCCCTTATAAAGCCCATTATATAGCTTCCCAGTCCTGCTCCAAAACTTTGATTAGATGGGCCGATCTTTTGAAATAGCAGGGATCTGATATAGacagcaaaaataaaattattataatgttattgcttttattttataaaattaaaataaatatgcaataCAGCTTGAAAAGCATAACAAAGGAAGTGACCTAAAACCTATTGAGTAGTGGTGTAAGGTATTATTATCTTCACTTAtgaggatgatgaagatgatTTATTTGATGTGAGAAtctgtatttaattttatttacgtATAAATCTTTTTTAAACCAACAACACCAACACATTTTGAGcgaaattaatttttgattcAATGGTTTGAAATACACCAAACACCTGTAATTTTAGATCTAAAAAAAATGGCCTGAGTCACACATAGTATATTTGCTTCTTAAAGTAGCCTCCAAAAAGTTACTACAACTCTTGAGATTTTTACTGTAACacgtttgaaattaaatttattcaagAGAAAATTTATCAACAATTCCTCGCAATTTTATCCTCCTACACATTTTCCAcaaattttctatatatatatatatatatatatatatatatttatttatttatttatcaagcCTCCACGGTCAACTTACacaattttacattaaatatataatctcATATAGAAAAATATCTATACTATTTTTATCGAAGCTTAAGCCTGCCTACAAAAgtgcttaacttttttttcaaaaaaaattacccaatatttatcacatataaaataataaataaaaagcaatCAAAATGTCTACACTAGAGGTATGTAATATAtcctattttttattgataaatat
The nucleotide sequence above comes from Glycine soja cultivar W05 chromosome 11, ASM419377v2, whole genome shotgun sequence. Encoded proteins:
- the LOC114377068 gene encoding NAC domain-containing protein 72-like — encoded protein: MGVPEKDPLSQLSLPPGFRFYPTDEELLVQYLCRKVAGHHFSLPIIAEIDLYKFDPWVLPSKAIFGEKEWYFFSPRDRKYPNGSRPNRVAGSGYWKATGTDKIITTEGRKVGIKKALVFYVGKAPKGTKTNWIMHEYRLLDSSRKNTGTKLDDWVLCRIYKKNSSAQKTAQNGVVPSNEHTQYSNGSSSSSSSQLEDVLESLPSIDERCFAMPRVNTLQQQQHHEEKVNVQNLGAGGLMDWTNPSVLNSVADFASGNNQVVQDQTQGMVNYNCNDLYVPTLCHLDSSVPLKMEEEVQSGVRNQRVGNNNSWFLQNDFTQGFQNSVDTCGFKYPVQPVGFGFRN